TGAAGTCATGCCTTCTCAAAACTACTTCTCTAGGCCACATCTTATATGTTGTTCACTATTAATATTAAGTACCCTCAATGTTAAGTTAAATGTCCTCATCAGTCTGATCtctgtcctcacctgtctgtctcctcaggTGTTGCAGGATGTCACCTGACTTCAGCCTCACCTGTTCTCCGCTCTGCCCTCGTGGTCCAGGCGGGGCAGAACGTCTCACTCACCTGTAACCTGACGTCCTGCGTGGACATCACCTGGTACCGTCTGCACTCAGATCAGCTGCTGCCTCTGCTGACGGTGACGTTGTCTAAACTGAAAGAGGTCCTTGTGATCTATCAAACCGCAGACGGTCGCTTCAGCCACCGGGGCGACGTGACAGGAGGCCCGGGGGCTCTGGAGAtccaggaggtggaggaggaggacgccGGGCTCTACTTCTGCACCAGCCGCTGTGATGGAGATGTTAGTGTTAACAGAGGAATTCAGCTGGTGGTTGATGGTAAGAACCTCATTTATTCatatagttattatttatattattattacagtatatCTGTTTTAATCTGTTATATCTTTATTTCAGCTAAATTCAGAGGTGAGGTTTTACCCCAATGATATGAAgcgtgacatctcctcttttcaccctccttcactcactcactcacttcctCCCTCATtcactccctcactccctcactcactcacttcctccctcactccctca
This Sebastes fasciatus isolate fSebFas1 chromosome 17, fSebFas1.pri, whole genome shotgun sequence DNA region includes the following protein-coding sequences:
- the LOC141754556 gene encoding uncharacterized protein LOC141754556, with product MMAGVTRILTLLCVAGCHLTSASPVLRSALVVQAGQNVSLTCNLTSCVDITWYRLHSDQLLPLLTVTLSKLKEVLVIYQTADGRFSHRGDVTGGPGALEIQEVEEEDAGLYFCTSRCDGDVSVNRGIQLVVDGVDGQSARLPCWTLGICVLPAVLVLCLVFIVGICLRSGKPAVCCCNPERSSTNQRVTEEVSLHYSSLKHADKPRPSGRGGTGLVENDVTYAAVTNRKIPNSSHDHR